In Cyanobacteriota bacterium, the genomic stretch CAACTGCCAGGTCAACGACACATTGCTGTCTTGGGCACCATGAAAGAACTAGGTGATCACTCAGCCGCTCTACACCAACAGGTAGGCGAATCCGCGCAAGCTCTAGGACTGGATGGTTTGTTGCTGATGATTGATGAACCAGCAACCACCGCGATCGCCAACGGTGCCTCTAAGATTCCCCTTGTTGAACAATTTCAGGGCACCTCTCCCGAAACCTGTGCTGCTCTGGTGCAACGCCTGTGTGACCTGGTGCAACCAGGTGATCGCATCCTGTTCAAAGCCTCTAATTCCGTGGGTATGAGTCGAGTAGTCGAAGCCTTTCGGCAACAATATTTACCCCAGCCTGAGTCGTCATAGACCTCACGCAACCACGGCTACAACACACTGCAACAACTACGAATGATGGCTAGGACAAGGAGGGGCCGAAATCGATCGATCTAGCCATCCCGATGCCTGTTGCAACCGCAGCAATGCTTCCTGGGGCTGTTCCTTTAGCAAAAACAGTAACGCCGCTGCCGTCTGTTCACAAGCTCTAGCAGTGCGATTAGCCTTGAGTCGATGCCAATCCTTTTCTGTGATTGTCAGTCGCTCTAGCAGGGCCTGGGCTAAATCTAGTGTTGCAACTGCATCCAGGGCACTGGTAGCAGGATTACGCAAACTCTGAGAAGGAGTCTGGGTAGAATGAGTCATAGCGTCTTTGTCCATTTACGCCGTACCTTATCATAATGCCATCGTCATCAAAATCTCGGCAATCTGCTCTGCGGCGATCGCGACGGGCTGCTTGGCGGCGCAAAACCCTAGCAGACTTGGAACACACGTTTGAGTCAGCCCTAGAGGCCACTACCCAGCAACTCCATGACCTGCGCAGACGCTACG encodes the following:
- a CDS encoding DUF6439 family protein, encoding MTHSTQTPSQSLRNPATSALDAVATLDLAQALLERLTITEKDWHRLKANRTARACEQTAAALLFLLKEQPQEALLRLQQASGWLDRSISAPPCPSHHS